In Agromyces sp. 3263, a single genomic region encodes these proteins:
- a CDS encoding NADP-dependent oxidoreductase — translation MKAVIVTDQRRGVEGMTLTDLDSPHAAENDVIVRVHAAGFTSGELTWPATWTDRAGRDRTPSVPGHELAGVVVELGYGTTGLTVGQRVFGLADWARNGALAEYTAVEARNLAPLPANVDFVTAAAVPISGLTSWQGLFQHGRLETGQSVLIHGAGGAVGSIAVQLAHEIGARVIGTGRAEHEDSVLALGADEFVDLESGRLETLDPVEVVFDVIGGEVFERSLGVLRPGGRIVTIAAPPPRQPEDGQAIFFVVEPDRAQLAELARRLQDGRLKPLVGAVRSLADAAKAFAPGPRVRGSTIIAVA, via the coding sequence ATGAAGGCCGTCATCGTGACCGATCAGCGCCGCGGCGTCGAGGGCATGACCCTGACCGACCTCGACTCGCCGCACGCCGCTGAGAACGACGTCATCGTTCGCGTGCACGCCGCGGGATTCACAAGCGGCGAGCTCACCTGGCCCGCGACGTGGACCGACCGCGCCGGTCGCGACCGCACCCCCAGCGTGCCGGGCCACGAGCTCGCGGGCGTCGTGGTCGAACTCGGCTACGGCACCACCGGGCTCACCGTGGGTCAGCGCGTGTTCGGGCTGGCCGATTGGGCTCGCAACGGCGCCCTCGCCGAGTACACCGCGGTCGAGGCGCGGAACCTCGCGCCCCTGCCCGCGAACGTGGACTTCGTCACGGCAGCGGCCGTGCCCATCTCGGGACTCACGTCGTGGCAGGGGCTGTTCCAGCACGGCCGCCTGGAGACGGGACAGTCCGTGCTGATCCACGGGGCGGGTGGTGCGGTCGGTTCCATCGCCGTCCAGCTCGCACACGAGATCGGCGCGCGGGTCATCGGAACCGGCCGCGCCGAGCACGAGGACTCGGTCCTCGCACTTGGTGCGGACGAGTTCGTCGACCTGGAGTCCGGCCGGCTCGAGACCCTCGACCCGGTCGAGGTCGTCTTCGACGTCATCGGCGGCGAGGTCTTCGAGCGGTCTCTCGGCGTCCTGCGCCCGGGCGGGCGGATCGTCACCATCGCGGCCCCGCCACCGCGTCAACCCGAGGACGGCCAGGCGATCTTCTTCGTCGTGGAGCCCGACCGTGCGCAGCTCGCCGAGCTGGCCCGGCGCCTGCAGGACGGGCGCCTGAAGCCCCTCGTGGGCGCCGTGCGATCGCTGGCCGACGCCGCCAAGGCGTTCGCGCCCGGCCCTC